The Epilithonimonas zeae genome contains a region encoding:
- the rplS gene encoding 50S ribosomal protein L19 codes for MDLLKYVQDKYITKKEFPEFKAGDTITVYTEIKEGNKTRTQFFKGVVIQLRGTGATKTFTIRKMSGDVGVERVFPINMPALQKIEVNRQGKVRRARIYYFRDLRGKKARIKDKSYAKK; via the coding sequence ATGGATTTATTAAAGTACGTACAAGATAAGTACATTACGAAAAAAGAATTCCCAGAATTCAAAGCCGGTGACACCATCACTGTGTACACAGAAATTAAAGAGGGTAACAAAACCAGAACTCAGTTCTTCAAAGGTGTTGTTATCCAATTGAGAGGAACTGGAGCTACAAAAACTTTCACAATCAGAAAAATGTCTGGTGATGTTGGAGTAGAGAGAGTTTTCCCAATCAACATGCCTGCACTTCAGAAAATTGAAGTTAACAGACAAGGTAAAGTTAGAAGAGCTAGAATCTACTACTTCCGTGATCTTAGAGGTAAGAAAGCAAGAATCAAGGATAAGTCTTACGCTAAGAAATAA
- the kbl gene encoding glycine C-acetyltransferase, translating into MISQKFLENITNELTNIENDGLFKRERIITSQQSAEIEVAGKKLLNFCANNYLGLSNNPEVMKASQDAIESHGYGMSSVRFICGTQDIHKDLEAKISNFLGMEDTILYAACFDANGGVFEPLFSEEDAIISDELNHASIIDGVRLCKSARYRYKNNNMEDLEAQLIAASEKNHRFKIIVTDGVFSMDGIVADLKGVCDLADKYDALVMVDDSHATGFIGKTGRGTHEANDVIGRVDIITSTLGKALGGALGGFTSGKKEIIDMLRQRSRPYLFSNSLAPGIVGAASKVLDMISDDTSLRDKVMENAEYFRKEMKAKGFDIPDGDAAIVPVMLYDAKLSQEMAEKLLAEGIYVIGFFYPVVPKGKARIRVQLSAAHTREHLDKAIAGFEKVGKELGII; encoded by the coding sequence ATGATATCACAAAAATTTCTTGAGAACATCACAAACGAATTAACAAACATAGAAAACGACGGACTTTTCAAAAGAGAAAGAATCATCACATCACAACAGAGTGCCGAGATAGAAGTTGCTGGGAAAAAACTTTTGAACTTTTGTGCCAACAATTATTTGGGATTATCCAATAATCCGGAGGTGATGAAAGCTTCTCAAGATGCTATAGAATCTCACGGTTATGGGATGTCGTCGGTTCGTTTCATTTGTGGAACACAGGATATTCATAAAGATTTGGAAGCTAAGATTTCCAATTTCTTAGGAATGGAAGATACCATTCTTTATGCCGCTTGTTTTGATGCGAATGGCGGTGTTTTCGAACCATTATTCTCAGAAGAGGACGCAATCATTTCCGATGAACTGAATCACGCTTCGATTATCGATGGAGTAAGGTTGTGTAAATCTGCAAGATACCGTTACAAAAACAATAATATGGAAGATTTGGAAGCACAATTGATTGCCGCTTCTGAAAAAAATCACAGATTTAAAATCATTGTGACTGATGGTGTTTTCTCAATGGACGGAATTGTTGCAGACCTAAAAGGTGTTTGTGATTTAGCGGATAAATATGATGCTTTAGTTATGGTAGATGATTCTCACGCAACAGGGTTCATTGGAAAAACAGGTCGTGGAACGCACGAGGCGAATGATGTGATCGGAAGAGTCGATATCATTACTTCAACTTTGGGAAAAGCTTTAGGTGGTGCTTTAGGTGGATTTACTTCTGGGAAAAAGGAAATTATTGATATGTTGAGACAACGTTCTCGTCCTTATTTATTCTCAAATTCATTAGCACCCGGAATCGTCGGAGCGGCTTCCAAAGTTTTGGATATGATTTCTGATGACACTTCTTTGAGAGATAAAGTGATGGAAAACGCAGAATATTTCCGAAAAGAAATGAAGGCTAAAGGTTTTGATATTCCGGATGGCGATGCAGCGATTGTTCCGGTTATGCTTTATGATGCGAAATTATCTCAGGAAATGGCCGAGAAACTTCTGGCAGAAGGGATTTACGTTATCGGATTCTTCTATCCGGTTGTTCCGAAAGGAAAGGCGAGAATTAGAGTTCAGTTATCTGCAGCTCATACCAGAGAACATTTGGACAAAGCTATTGCAGGTTTTGAAAAAGTAGGGAAAGAGTTAGGAATTATCTAA
- a CDS encoding M1 family aminopeptidase has product MKHFYTLIITCLTINIIFGQIHNIDRKGLIESEKKSASRSILDVNVNPNTLNYDLQYVRVEFDLDPTQQFVSGTMTSHFKMLANSATIYFDLAKILTVSTVKYHGQNLTFQQLSSDEIKINFPVALTAQTTDSLSITYSGVPVNTGAFASFEAGTTPAGDPVLATLSEPYGAKGWWPTKQSMNDKIEKMDIKVTTPAQYTVGSNGKLMSETILGNGKKLTYWQTNYPIPAYLFALGISNYTKMNSTITTTESSFPFLNYVYPAYANANTQASLDWTTSSMQTFEDHFGLYPYRNEKYGHMMFNWGGGMEHATMTSMVNFGQGLIAHELAHQWFGDKLTCGAWNDIWLNEGFATFGEHLTYEKLLMSSSQFQNYLANEISDITSSPGGSVYVPDAGLSDIGRVFDGRLTYAKGGFVLRMIKWILGDSQFYAMLKAYQNNPAFAYNYVKTNDFRDFLSSFTGKDFTEFFNDWIYGEGYPSYQIRWTQNTTTKKLTFRVGQTRSSSTVSFFEMPLPIKVTGSGGQTAYFVLDHTSNNQYFTQDVTFDVTSVEFNYEKQIITKGSTVTKDNNLAVNDINQKNISVYPNPAKSFIKISGLQKSTDYEILSIDGKLIKKGISNPDSEINISTLVKGTYILKFNNQSVKIIKE; this is encoded by the coding sequence CGAATACATTAAATTATGATTTACAATATGTTAGAGTAGAATTTGATCTTGATCCCACTCAGCAGTTCGTTTCCGGAACTATGACTTCCCATTTTAAGATGCTAGCGAATTCCGCTACTATTTATTTTGACTTGGCAAAGATTCTGACAGTTTCTACGGTAAAATATCACGGTCAGAATTTAACCTTTCAGCAATTGAGTTCAGATGAAATTAAAATTAATTTCCCGGTAGCTTTAACAGCCCAGACTACAGATTCTTTATCAATAACATATAGCGGAGTTCCTGTCAATACAGGTGCCTTTGCCAGTTTTGAAGCAGGAACTACACCTGCCGGAGATCCGGTTTTAGCAACATTGTCTGAGCCTTATGGGGCAAAAGGTTGGTGGCCAACCAAACAAAGTATGAATGATAAAATAGAGAAAATGGATATCAAAGTGACCACTCCTGCTCAATATACAGTAGGTTCAAATGGAAAACTGATGTCTGAAACTATCTTAGGAAACGGAAAAAAGCTGACTTATTGGCAAACTAATTATCCAATTCCTGCTTATCTTTTTGCGTTAGGAATTTCCAATTATACAAAAATGAATTCCACTATTACAACTACAGAAAGTTCTTTTCCTTTCCTGAATTACGTTTATCCAGCTTATGCGAATGCAAATACCCAAGCAAGTCTCGACTGGACTACAAGTTCTATGCAAACTTTTGAAGACCATTTTGGATTATACCCTTACAGAAATGAAAAATATGGTCATATGATGTTTAACTGGGGCGGAGGAATGGAACATGCAACAATGACATCTATGGTTAATTTTGGGCAGGGATTGATTGCTCATGAGTTGGCTCATCAATGGTTTGGAGATAAATTGACATGTGGTGCATGGAATGACATCTGGCTTAATGAAGGTTTTGCAACATTTGGTGAGCATTTGACTTATGAAAAATTATTAATGAGCTCTTCTCAGTTTCAAAATTATCTTGCAAATGAGATAAGTGATATTACAAGTAGCCCTGGCGGAAGTGTATACGTTCCTGATGCTGGATTGAGTGATATCGGCAGAGTTTTCGACGGAAGATTAACTTATGCTAAAGGAGGTTTTGTTTTAAGGATGATAAAATGGATTCTTGGTGATAGCCAGTTCTATGCGATGTTAAAAGCTTATCAGAACAATCCTGCTTTTGCTTACAATTATGTAAAGACTAATGATTTCAGAGATTTTTTAAGTTCTTTTACAGGAAAAGATTTCACAGAATTTTTTAATGACTGGATCTATGGTGAAGGTTATCCGAGCTATCAGATCAGGTGGACTCAGAATACCACAACCAAAAAACTGACTTTCCGTGTCGGGCAGACAAGAAGCAGTTCTACTGTCAGCTTTTTTGAGATGCCGCTTCCAATCAAAGTGACAGGATCTGGAGGACAGACCGCTTATTTTGTTTTGGATCATACTTCCAACAATCAATATTTCACACAAGATGTGACTTTTGATGTGACAAGTGTTGAATTTAATTATGAAAAACAAATCATTACAAAAGGTTCTACGGTGACCAAAGATAATAATCTGGCTGTTAATGACATTAATCAAAAAAACATCAGTGTCTATCCAAATCCGGCAAAATCTTTCATCAAAATTTCTGGTTTACAAAAATCAACAGATTATGAAATTCTTTCAATCGATGGAAAATTAATCAAGAAGGGAATTTCAAATCCAGATTCAGAAATCAATATTTCTACCTTAGTTAAAGGAACTTACATTTTGAAATTTAATAATCAATCAGTTAAAATTATTAAAGAATAA
- a CDS encoding cellulase family glycosylhydrolase — MLRTTVLCALLLSQFGNAQGFLKTQGQKIVNSKGENIYLKGLGLGGWMLQEGYMLKTADFAGPQYQIKEKIAEVAGEDGKNEFYKAYLKNGITKKDIDSLAKWGFNSIRLPMHYNLYTLPIEKEPVKGQNTWLEEGFQMTDNLLKWCEDNKIYLILDLHAVPGGQGNDANISDNDKSKPNLWESEENQKKTIALWKKLAERYKDKEWIGGYDLINEPNYPFTGKNPNGTDEMSNAPLWKLQKDITEAIRQVDKKHIIILEGNGWGNNYNGLPKLWDDNLVLSFHKYWTTNSQDAIQNIIDLREKLNVPAWLGETGENSNVWFTELNQLLLKNNIGYAYWPMKKIDNIAGVTNVKITPDYQKLLNYWKNGGTKPTKEFAKKTLMKIAYNYKLENVEVKKDVIDALFRQVNDESTRPYKNHIAPGRIFATEYDLGRFGSAYSDNDFQNLWVSNGTHTEWNSGNKMRNDGVDIYACNDKITNKYYVGKTEKGEWLQYTVNSNLAKKYKLNIRYNNDSAQASELVIKTENGDDLGNIKLAPTGKAWKTVSVNNINLVKGENKLRLYFEAGNANLNYFELQ, encoded by the coding sequence ATGTTAAGAACTACCGTTTTATGCGCTTTATTATTGTCTCAATTTGGGAACGCTCAAGGCTTTCTGAAAACTCAGGGTCAAAAAATTGTCAATTCTAAAGGTGAAAATATTTATTTGAAAGGTCTTGGATTGGGCGGTTGGATGCTTCAGGAAGGTTATATGCTTAAGACGGCTGATTTTGCCGGACCACAATATCAAATCAAAGAAAAAATTGCAGAAGTAGCAGGCGAAGATGGAAAAAACGAATTCTACAAAGCTTATCTCAAAAACGGAATTACCAAAAAAGACATCGATTCTTTAGCAAAATGGGGATTCAATTCCATCAGGCTTCCGATGCATTATAATCTTTACACTTTACCAATAGAAAAAGAACCTGTAAAAGGACAAAATACTTGGTTGGAAGAAGGTTTCCAAATGACGGATAATCTTTTGAAATGGTGCGAGGATAACAAAATCTATTTGATTCTTGACCTTCACGCGGTACCTGGTGGACAAGGAAACGACGCCAATATTTCCGATAATGACAAATCAAAACCGAATCTTTGGGAAAGCGAGGAGAATCAGAAAAAGACAATTGCACTTTGGAAAAAGCTGGCAGAACGCTATAAAGATAAGGAATGGATTGGCGGCTACGATTTGATTAACGAACCTAACTATCCGTTCACAGGAAAAAATCCGAATGGAACCGACGAGATGTCCAACGCGCCACTTTGGAAGCTTCAGAAAGATATTACGGAAGCCATTCGCCAGGTCGATAAAAAGCACATTATCATTTTGGAAGGTAACGGTTGGGGAAATAATTACAATGGTTTACCGAAACTTTGGGATGATAATTTGGTTTTAAGTTTTCACAAATATTGGACAACTAATTCTCAAGATGCTATCCAGAATATTATCGATTTAAGAGAAAAACTAAATGTTCCAGCTTGGTTAGGCGAAACGGGCGAAAATTCTAATGTCTGGTTTACAGAACTGAACCAATTGTTATTGAAAAATAACATCGGTTACGCTTATTGGCCAATGAAAAAGATTGATAATATCGCTGGAGTAACCAATGTGAAAATCACTCCGGATTATCAAAAGCTATTAAATTATTGGAAAAATGGCGGAACTAAACCAACGAAAGAATTTGCCAAGAAAACATTGATGAAGATTGCTTATAATTATAAATTGGAAAATGTAGAAGTTAAAAAAGATGTTATCGATGCATTGTTCCGTCAGGTAAATGATGAAAGCACAAGACCTTATAAAAATCACATTGCGCCGGGAAGAATCTTTGCGACAGAATATGATTTGGGAAGATTTGGCAGTGCTTATTCTGATAACGATTTCCAAAACCTTTGGGTGAGTAATGGAACTCATACAGAATGGAACTCCGGAAATAAAATGAGAAATGATGGTGTTGATATCTACGCTTGTAATGATAAAATCACCAACAAATATTATGTGGGGAAAACTGAAAAAGGAGAGTGGCTACAATATACGGTGAATAGCAATCTGGCTAAGAAATATAAATTGAACATTAGATATAATAATGATTCTGCTCAAGCTTCAGAATTGGTCATCAAAACAGAAAATGGCGATGATTTGGGCAATATAAAATTAGCTCCAACAGGAAAAGCTTGGAAAACAGTTTCTGTAAATAACATCAACTTGGTAAAAGGAGAAAATAAATTGAGATTGTACTTTGAAGCTGGAAATGCTAACCTTAATTACTTCGAACTTCAATAA
- a CDS encoding MGMT family protein, with amino-acid sequence MNDLFKQQVYEVTRLIPKGRVSTYGAIAKAVGYPNHSRHVGNAMGNCPKDVPAHRVISSSGKLSVPSFRERLEKENVVVQENWKIKDFKSLFWDPLKEL; translated from the coding sequence ATGAACGATCTATTCAAGCAACAGGTTTATGAAGTCACCAGACTGATTCCCAAAGGTAGAGTTTCCACCTACGGCGCTATTGCAAAAGCAGTGGGTTATCCCAATCATTCCCGCCACGTAGGCAATGCGATGGGCAATTGTCCAAAAGATGTTCCGGCACACAGGGTTATTAGCAGTTCCGGAAAGTTATCGGTTCCATCGTTCCGGGAAAGGTTGGAAAAAGAAAATGTGGTTGTACAGGAAAACTGGAAGATCAAAGACTTTAAATCCCTCTTTTGGGATCCATTGAAGGAATTATAA
- a CDS encoding heavy metal translocating P-type ATPase, with product MEECCSTKPKKEHNHGAHDHSDHDHSHGNSKIALYISLIIFFSGLILDFWIKADWFTNNVWLRFSWYFVSYILVAFTVFKEALELAKNLDFFNEFSLMGIATIGAFAIGEFPEGVAVMLFYTIGEMFQESAVNRARNNIKSLLDVRPKEATVFRDGNWKTIAPDDVKIGEKIQVKVGEKIPLDGVLLSEKASLNTSALTGESKPSSIQKLEEVLAGMLNLDQVIEIETTKLFENSSIVRILQMVQDASSRKAKTELFIRRFAKIYTPIVFVLALLVTLVPYLFVENYVFKDWLYRGLVFLVISCPCALVISIPLGYFGGIGAASRNGILFKGSNFLDIIANVTTVVMDKTGTLTKGVFKVQDIVPENISKEDFLSILSSVESHSTHPIAKAVSEFHPSNQIPESVEEISGKGIKAVINQQRVLAGNTKLLKTFNINYPEFLEEIVETTVVLAIDNEYKGYITISDEVKEDSELAISNLKNNNIKTMMLSGDKDSLTQNISKKLGIDSAFGGLLPEGKVEKLENLKSNPKEVVAFVGDGINDAPVLALSDVGMAMGGLGSDAAIETADVVIQTDQPSKIATAIKIGKATKKIVYQNIGLAFGVKVIVLILGAGGLANMWEAVFADVGVALLAILNAVRIQNMKFN from the coding sequence ATGGAAGAGTGTTGCAGTACAAAACCGAAGAAAGAGCACAACCACGGAGCTCACGACCACAGTGACCACGACCATTCTCACGGTAATTCAAAAATTGCATTATACATCAGTTTAATCATATTTTTCTCTGGACTCATTTTAGATTTCTGGATTAAAGCCGATTGGTTTACCAACAACGTTTGGCTGAGATTTAGCTGGTATTTCGTGTCTTATATATTAGTGGCGTTCACAGTTTTCAAAGAAGCGTTGGAACTGGCAAAGAATTTAGATTTCTTCAATGAGTTTTCATTGATGGGAATTGCAACAATTGGCGCTTTTGCAATTGGCGAATTTCCCGAAGGTGTTGCCGTGATGCTATTTTATACAATCGGCGAAATGTTCCAGGAATCTGCAGTTAACAGAGCTCGAAATAATATCAAATCATTATTAGATGTTCGTCCGAAAGAAGCCACCGTTTTCCGAGATGGAAATTGGAAAACTATTGCTCCAGATGATGTCAAAATCGGGGAAAAGATTCAGGTGAAAGTAGGAGAGAAGATTCCGTTGGATGGTGTTTTGTTGTCGGAAAAAGCAAGTCTCAACACATCAGCTTTAACAGGAGAAAGTAAACCCTCATCAATCCAAAAATTGGAAGAAGTTCTTGCCGGAATGCTGAACTTAGACCAAGTCATCGAAATCGAAACAACCAAATTATTCGAGAATAGTTCGATTGTCAGGATTCTTCAAATGGTTCAGGATGCAAGTTCCAGAAAAGCCAAAACCGAATTGTTCATCAGACGATTTGCAAAGATTTATACGCCAATTGTTTTCGTTTTAGCTCTTTTGGTAACACTTGTTCCATATCTCTTTGTAGAAAATTATGTTTTCAAAGATTGGCTTTACAGAGGTTTGGTTTTCTTGGTGATTTCTTGTCCTTGCGCACTGGTTATTTCAATTCCGTTGGGGTATTTTGGTGGAATTGGCGCCGCTTCCAGAAACGGAATTTTGTTCAAAGGTTCTAATTTCCTCGATATTATTGCGAATGTAACAACAGTTGTAATGGATAAAACCGGAACGTTGACAAAAGGTGTTTTCAAAGTTCAGGATATTGTTCCGGAGAACATTTCGAAAGAAGATTTTCTTTCCATTTTATCATCGGTTGAAAGTCATTCTACACATCCTATTGCGAAAGCCGTTTCAGAATTTCATCCTTCCAATCAGATTCCGGAATCTGTAGAAGAGATTTCCGGAAAAGGAATAAAAGCGGTTATTAATCAACAAAGAGTTCTTGCAGGAAATACAAAACTTCTGAAAACTTTTAATATCAATTATCCGGAATTCTTGGAAGAAATTGTAGAAACAACTGTTGTTTTAGCTATTGATAATGAATATAAAGGTTACATCACGATTTCCGATGAGGTTAAAGAAGATTCGGAATTGGCGATTAGTAATTTGAAAAATAACAACATCAAAACCATGATGTTAAGCGGTGATAAAGACTCTCTAACTCAAAATATTTCTAAAAAATTAGGAATCGATTCTGCTTTCGGTGGTCTGCTTCCCGAAGGAAAAGTTGAGAAATTGGAAAATCTGAAAAGTAATCCAAAAGAAGTTGTTGCTTTTGTTGGAGACGGAATCAATGATGCGCCGGTTTTGGCTTTGAGTGATGTTGGAATGGCGATGGGCGGATTAGGTTCCGATGCTGCGATTGAAACTGCGGATGTAGTTATTCAAACAGACCAGCCTTCGAAAATTGCAACTGCGATCAAAATCGGAAAAGCGACGAAGAAAATTGTTTATCAAAATATAGGGTTAGCTTTTGGAGTCAAAGTGATTGTTCTGATTCTTGGAGCCGGAGGATTAGCCAATATGTGGGAAGCCGTTTTTGCAGATGTTGGTGTGGCACTTTTAGCAATTTTAAATGCAGTTAGAATTCAGAATATGAAGTTCAATTAA
- a CDS encoding FKBP-type peptidyl-prolyl cis-trans isomerase gives MGVADLLLKRKKELAEKNLRDGQDYLVENGKRESVTILPSGLQYEILVETEGPKPTAKSTVKCHYHGTTITSKVFDSSVKRGKPASFPLNRVIKGWTEGLQLMSVGSKFRFTIPPHLAYGQQEVSKEIGPNSTLVFDVELLEIK, from the coding sequence ATGGGTGTAGCGGATTTATTATTGAAAAGAAAAAAAGAATTGGCCGAAAAAAACTTGAGAGATGGTCAGGATTATTTGGTTGAAAATGGAAAAAGAGAAAGTGTAACGATTTTACCAAGCGGTTTGCAATACGAAATCCTTGTAGAAACAGAAGGTCCAAAACCAACAGCTAAAAGCACAGTGAAATGTCATTATCACGGGACGACCATTACAAGCAAAGTTTTTGACAGTTCTGTAAAACGTGGAAAACCAGCATCATTCCCTCTTAATAGAGTTATCAAAGGTTGGACAGAAGGTTTGCAGTTGATGTCTGTTGGAAGTAAATTCAGGTTTACGATTCCGCCACATTTGGCTTATGGACAGCAGGAAGTCAGCAAAGAAATTGGTCCCAACAGTACTTTGGTTTTTGACGTGGAGTTATTGGAAATTAAATAA
- a CDS encoding Fur family transcriptional regulator produces the protein MNKETENKLIHKNTKPTSMRILVYDFLSSQPFATSLSEIENHFQNADRTTIYRTLKTFEEKGIVHSIQENATTKYKLCHDDCDEKTHKDWHLHFYCKICKQTTCKEDISFPESMKTNFRIDEIRLFAKGICENCLESTFNN, from the coding sequence ATGAACAAAGAAACCGAAAACAAACTCATCCACAAAAATACCAAACCAACAAGTATGAGAATTCTGGTCTACGATTTTCTGAGTTCCCAACCATTTGCCACCTCACTATCCGAAATCGAAAACCATTTTCAGAATGCCGACCGAACCACCATTTACCGAACCTTGAAAACCTTCGAAGAAAAAGGAATCGTTCACAGCATTCAGGAAAATGCAACCACAAAATATAAGCTTTGCCACGATGATTGTGACGAGAAAACACACAAAGACTGGCATCTCCATTTCTACTGCAAAATCTGCAAACAGACCACCTGCAAAGAAGATATTTCGTTCCCCGAAAGTATGAAAACCAATTTCAGGATTGATGAAATCAGACTTTTCGCTAAAGGCATCTGCGAAAATTGCCTCGAATCGACTTTCAACAATTAA